One window of the Zea mays cultivar B73 chromosome 3, Zm-B73-REFERENCE-NAM-5.0, whole genome shotgun sequence genome contains the following:
- the LOC100192542 gene encoding uncharacterized protein LOC100192542 gives MVWDQLKSSSFQVNEEMIETLFICNPANAPAKEATRRPVLPTPKAENKVLDPKKAQNIAILLRALNVTKEEVSDALCEGNTENFGADLLETLLKMAPTKEEEIKLREFKEESSPVKLNPAEKFLKAVLDVPFAFKRVDAMLYIANFDAEVNYLKKSFETLEAACDELRSSRLFLKLLEAVLKTGNRMNVGTNRGDAHAFKLDTLLKLVDVKGTDGHTTLLHFVVQEMIRTEGARVSASTQTTPRTQANPLREELECKRLGLRVVGGLASELGNVKKAAAMDSDVLSSYVAKLAGGIEKVTEVLRLNEEVKSRDDAWQFHDRMQRFLKKADDEIIRVQCQESVALSLVKEITEYFHGDSAKEEAHPFRIFMVVRDFLAVLDQVCKEVGRINERTIASSARHFPVPVNPMMPQLFPRLHALRAGFSDDESSAASVSSP, from the exons ATGGTGTGGGATCAGCTCAAGTCCAGCTCATTCCA GGTGAACGAGGAGATGATCGAGACGCTGTTCATTTGCAATCCAGCCAATGCGCCGGCCAAGGAGGCGACTAGGAGGCCCGTGCTGCCGACGCCCAAGGCCGAGAACAAGGTGCTAGATCCGAAGAAGGCGCAGAACATTGCCATCTTGCTGCGCGCGCTGAATGTTACCAAGGAAGAGGTCAGCGACGCGCTCTGTGAAG GTAACACGGAGAACTTTGGAGCGGATTTACTGGAGACCTTGCTGAAGATGGCTCCCACTAAGGAAGAGGAGATTAAACTGAGAGAATTCAAAGAGGAGTCTTCTCCAGTTAAGCTTAACCCAGCTGAGAAGTTCCTCAAGGCAGTGCTCGATGTGCCTTTTGCCTTCAAGAGAGTCGATGCGATGCTTTACATAGCGAACTTCGATGCAGAGGTCAATTACCTCAAGAAGTCGTTCGAGACCCTTGAG GCTGCTTGTGATGAGCTGAGAAGCAGCAGGCTATTTCTTAAGCTACTGGAAGCGGTTCTGAAGACCGGCAACAGGATGAATGTTGGCACAAACCGTGGGGACGCACACGCGTTCAAGCTCGACACTCTGCTGAAACTGGTGGATGTCAAAGGCACCGATGGGCACACGACCCTTCTGCACTTCGTGGTACAGGAGATGATCCGGACGGAGGGCGCCCGTGTGTCCGCCAGCACCCAGACAACTCCAAGAACCCAGGCGAACCCTCTACGAGAGGAGCTGGAGTGCAAGAGGCTAGGTCTCCGGGTAGTGGGCGGCCTCGCCAGCGAGCTGGGCAACGTGAAGAAGGCGGCGGCCATGGACTCGGACGTGCTGAGCAGCTACGTCGCCAAACTCGCGGGAGGGATCGAGAAGGTGACCGAGGTGCTGCGGCTGAACGAGGAGGTCAAGTCGAGGGACGACGCGTGGCAGTTCCACGACAGGATGCAGAGGTTCCTGAAGAAGGCGGACGACGAGATCATCCGGGTGCAGTGCCAGGAGAGCGTGGCGCTGTCGCTGGTGAAGGAGATCACCGAGTACTTCCACGGCGACTCCGCCAAGGAGGAGGCGCACCCTTTCCGGATCTTCATGGTCGTGAGGGACTTCCTGGCGGTGCTGGACCAGGTCTGCAAGGAGGTGGGCAGGATCAACGAGCGCACCATCGCCAGCTCCGCGCGCCACTTCCCGGTGCCCGTGAACCCGATGATGCCGCAGCTGTTCCCGCGGCTGCACGCGCTGAGAGCCGGGTTCTCCGACGACGAGAGCTCAGCCGCTTCGGTGTCGTCGCCATGA